In Acidimicrobiales bacterium, the sequence GTCCGCGATGACCCCGTCCTTCAGAGGCCGGATGGCCTGGATGTGACTCGGGGTACGTCCAATCATGCGCTTCGCCTCGGAGCCGACGGCGAGGGGCCGGCCGTCCTTGACGTTGATGGCGACGACCGACGGCTCGTTCAGCGTGATGCCCCGGTTACGGACGTACACGAGCGTGTTGGCCGTACCCAGATCGACGGCCATGTCGCGCCCGAACCACGAAGAGAAGAAGTTTTCAGCCATTGGAGAGACGGCCCCCTC encodes:
- a CDS encoding rod shape-determining protein — encoded protein: MAENFFSSWFGRDMAVDLGTANTLVYVRNRGITLNEPSVVAINVKDGRPLAVGSEAKRMIGRTPSHIQAIRPLKDGVIAD